In Flexibacter flexilis DSM 6793, one DNA window encodes the following:
- a CDS encoding site-specific integrase, with product MENTATIAVVIDRRRQKVDGTFPLKLRITYRKERQYISIAEYVSVADWDKLKTTSVRGGQLKELKIKITAIEHKAQLILKSMGVFTFRRFTELYNGKSNNAVVSRKVINYFQSFIDNLFAEGRIKSAWGFACALNSLRQYAGTNLYFEDITPAFLKKYEEALLIKGLKAGSIGFYTTSIRTVFNAAMADGIVSKDFYPFGRKKYQPLTSVNIKKALPFADIMKIIHYTPQDPQGKEALARDLWVFSYLCNGINVKDICNLKYSNIDGDRLTFMRQKTANKLRSNPRLIQAHLPAIAQDIIARWGQKPCLPNTYIFPFYNDQQSPLKRAVKTHNIVSTINRFMKQVGQELGISKHITTYTARHSFSTVLKRSGASIEYISESLGHTNTTITEVYLASFEDDTRKEMSNRLLGL from the coding sequence TATCGACAGAAGAAGGCAAAAAGTCGATGGAACTTTCCCTCTTAAATTACGCATTACTTATCGAAAAGAAAGACAATATATCAGCATTGCAGAATATGTTTCAGTAGCTGATTGGGACAAGCTCAAAACCACCTCCGTGCGCGGCGGACAACTTAAAGAGCTCAAAATTAAAATAACGGCCATAGAGCATAAAGCACAACTCATACTTAAGTCTATGGGAGTATTTACTTTTAGGCGATTCACGGAACTATACAATGGAAAAAGTAACAATGCTGTCGTATCGCGTAAGGTCATAAACTACTTCCAATCTTTTATTGATAATCTATTTGCTGAAGGCCGTATTAAATCTGCATGGGGATTTGCTTGCGCTCTCAACTCCCTGCGGCAATACGCTGGCACAAATCTATATTTTGAGGACATCACTCCCGCCTTCTTGAAAAAATACGAAGAGGCTCTACTCATAAAAGGACTCAAAGCGGGGTCTATTGGATTTTATACAACCTCTATTCGTACCGTCTTTAATGCTGCCATGGCAGACGGTATTGTTTCAAAAGATTTCTACCCCTTTGGAAGAAAAAAATACCAACCCTTAACATCCGTCAATATCAAAAAAGCCTTGCCCTTCGCTGATATTATGAAAATTATACATTACACCCCACAAGACCCACAAGGAAAAGAGGCTTTAGCCCGAGACTTGTGGGTCTTTTCTTATCTGTGCAATGGGATAAACGTAAAAGATATATGCAACCTCAAATATAGCAATATAGATGGCGATAGGCTAACCTTTATGAGACAAAAAACAGCTAATAAGCTCCGTAGCAACCCACGCTTAATTCAGGCTCATTTGCCAGCCATTGCCCAAGATATTATTGCCCGTTGGGGACAGAAACCCTGCTTACCCAATACTTATATTTTTCCTTTTTATAATGACCAACAATCACCATTGAAGAGGGCAGTTAAAACCCACAATATCGTCTCCACCATCAATAGATTTATGAAGCAGGTTGGGCAAGAATTAGGTATCAGTAAGCATATTACTACCTACACGGCGCGGCATAGTTTCTCAACAGTATTGAAGCGGTCAGGGGCAAGCATAGAATACATTAGTGAAAGTTTGGGACATACCAATACCACCATCACAGAAGTCTATTTGGCCAGTTTTGAGGACGATACCCGAAAAGAAATGAGTAACAGGTTGTTAGGATTGTAA
- a CDS encoding IS5 family transposase, whose amino-acid sequence MQTCFKDLSDTAWEIISKILNQQRKRKYSLRAVVNGILSILRKGTQWRNLETCYPPWPLVYYYFAKWGKDGTLERINSELNKLERQRQGKKAIPSLFSIDSQSIKVSPFVSKDKGVDGNKCINGRKRHVIVDTLGLVWGVVVHGADSHDSQKAHLLVEHCLGYLDRMQKILVDAAYKKGFMQWVEANILGLAVECSAVPPSRKGFVPVKWRWAVERTFAWHNFFRRLAKDYEKTAKSSQNWILWTNIQIILNRFR is encoded by the coding sequence ATGCAAACCTGTTTTAAAGATTTATCCGATACCGCGTGGGAAATTATCAGTAAAATATTGAATCAGCAAAGAAAGCGCAAATATTCTTTGCGTGCGGTTGTCAATGGTATTTTGAGCATTCTTCGGAAAGGGACGCAATGGCGTAATTTGGAAACTTGTTATCCCCCATGGCCATTGGTTTACTATTATTTTGCCAAATGGGGCAAAGATGGCACCTTAGAAAGAATCAATAGCGAACTGAATAAACTCGAACGCCAACGGCAAGGGAAAAAGGCTATCCCGAGTTTATTCAGTATTGATAGTCAATCTATAAAAGTATCTCCTTTTGTCAGTAAAGACAAAGGTGTTGATGGGAATAAGTGTATCAATGGTCGAAAAAGACACGTGATAGTAGATACGCTTGGTTTAGTTTGGGGGGTGGTTGTTCATGGAGCAGACAGCCATGACAGTCAAAAGGCTCATTTACTGGTAGAACACTGTTTGGGTTATTTAGATAGGATGCAAAAAATACTGGTGGATGCGGCCTACAAAAAAGGATTTATGCAATGGGTAGAAGCTAATATACTTGGTTTAGCAGTAGAGTGTAGTGCTGTACCGCCCAGCAGGAAAGGATTTGTTCCCGTCAAGTGGCGGTGGGCAGTGGAAAGAACTTTTGCTTGGCATAATTTCTTTCGTAGGCTTGCTAAAGATTATGAAAAAACAGCGAAAAGTTCCCAAAACTGGATTTTGTGGACTAATATCCAAATTATACTCAATCGTTTTAGATAA
- a CDS encoding master DNA invertase Mpi family serine-type recombinase — protein sequence MIYGYIRVSTDKQTVENQRYEINQFCQNNVYVVDKWIEETISGAKNLQDRKLGKLLKRMKKGDILICSELSRLGRNLLMIMGILNECMNRDIQVWTIKDNYRLGSDINSKVLAFAFGLSAEIERNLISQRTKEALARKKAEGVILGRPKGRKSSKTKLTGQEKKIKDLLDKKVSYSAIGRILGVHRLTVSSFVKAQTE from the coding sequence ATGATTTACGGTTACATTCGGGTAAGCACCGACAAACAAACAGTAGAAAACCAACGCTACGAAATCAATCAATTTTGCCAAAACAATGTATATGTAGTAGATAAATGGATTGAAGAAACCATTTCGGGAGCTAAAAATCTACAAGACCGAAAACTTGGCAAACTTTTAAAACGAATGAAAAAGGGCGACATTCTTATCTGCTCCGAGCTTTCACGTTTGGGCAGAAATTTGTTAATGATTATGGGCATACTTAACGAATGTATGAACCGCGACATTCAGGTTTGGACGATAAAGGATAATTATCGTTTGGGTAGCGACATCAACTCAAAAGTATTGGCCTTTGCCTTTGGTCTTTCAGCAGAAATAGAGCGCAACTTAATTTCGCAAAGAACAAAAGAAGCCTTGGCGCGAAAAAAAGCGGAAGGCGTAATTCTTGGCCGTCCCAAAGGACGAAAATCATCGAAAACCAAACTTACAGGACAGGAAAAAAAGATAAAGGACTTATTGGATAAAAAAGTTTCTTATTCAGCCATCGGCAGGATATTGGGTGTACACAGGCTTACGGTCAGTAGTTTTGTGAAAGCACAAACAGAATAG